AGCAAATAAATAACGCCGCTAATAAAGCTGATCGTCAGAATTCCTTGTCCGAGAGCTGCTGTTGTCACATGAATGTAGAGCCAGTTGCTTTGCAAGGAAGGGATCAGCGGAGAGACTTCACTTGGAAACATGCTCCCGTATGCAATTAACAAGAGTGATAAGGGTAATGTAAATAAACCGAGAATATACGATTGATAAATAAAATAAATAATGATAAATGCCAAAACAATCATCATTCCGAACGCAGTCGTAAATTCAAACATGTTGCTTATCGGAGCATGCCCCGAGACAATCCAGCGGGTAATAAAATAGCTAATATGGCAAAGCAAGCCTATAATCGCAAGTGCTATCGCGACAGTACCCCACCATGTTTTCTTATTGGTTTTAGCTGATTGGCTGCGAATCGTTCCTCCAAAAAAAACGGTTCCTGCTAAATATAAAAGAAATGCTGCAAATAGAAAATTACCGCTTGAAATCATCAAATCCCTCCTCTATACAATTTTAGCAGCTTTTTTTTGCAAGTGTGATTGATCTTCAGGAGGGGCTAATTCACCGTCAATCAATTGACTGATCTCCTTTTGAAGCCCATGCCAGTTCTTGTTTGTATGTCCTGCAAGCAAAATCCCGCTCTCAGAAGACCTTATCCAAATTCGCCTATGCTGCCAGTACATGCCTTGTACTACTCCAATCATGAAGATGATGCCTCCAACCGCCAAAACAGGAAGCGTTAAATCCTTTCGAACCGTTAGACCAGATACGTTTTTTGTTTCCACTCCGTCAAACTTCATTTGAAACTCATTTTCTCCTGAGGGTTCGATCGTTTCCTGAATCGCCACAAAGCTCTTCTCGCCATCCGGATGATCCGGCGTAATCATTGTAAAGACAAAGGCCGGATTGTTTGGAACCCTCGATTTTGTATCGGGCTCACCGGAGCTATTGAAATAAAAGTCAGGCAAATAGCTTGATAGCTTCACTTTGTAACCGTTACCAAGATCGTAGTTTGCTTCAGGATTTACGAGATCGACCTTGATCCTGCCAAAGGATTTGCCGTTCGATTTTTGAATGAGCTGAAACGCCATTTGATTTAGTTCACTTTCTTTAAAATCGACTTGATATAAAGCAAAAGAATCAAATTTCAACGGTTCATTTACCTTAATTTCTTCGTCTTTAATCTTGGAAAGCTCGGGAGTTTTCCCGTGGACAATAGTGTCTTCCCGATTAAAAAGCTCCACGTTCGTTTGAAAATTCTTTGCGACACTTCCATCTCCGGCTGCATTAATCGCCTCAGAAAAAATCTCTTTTTCGTTTTGGCTGTTGTAGGTTTCACGAATAAACTGGTTATTTTTTAAGTAGTACTCGCCGTCTGTTCCGGGTATGGGAAGTGTTTCTCCTTCTCTTATCCAAAGAACCTCATCCACGTATATTCCCGGAACAAATCTCAGCATCGCTCCAACCAAAAAAATAATAAGCCCAATGTGATTCACATAAGGCCCCCACCTCGAGAATCTTCCTTTTTCGGCAAACAAATTGCCGTTTTCTTCTCTTACTCTATATCTCTTCTTTTTCATAAGCTGATATAGTTTTTGGCTTAAGTCAGCTGAAAGCTCTTTATCCGTCCGGCTGAAAATCCTCTGTCTCTCCATAAAATTTTCATTCCGCACCGTTCTTTGCTTCTTTAATGCCCGATAAAGAGGAATCACGCGGTCAAGACTGCAAATTACAAGAGAAATCCCAATGGAAGCAATGAGCAGCAAGTACCACCATGAACCATAAAGGTTATGGAACCCTAAAAAATAATAGATGTCTCCAAATAGCCCATATTGCTCTTTATAATATGTATTTGCTTGTGCATTTCTAGGCAAGAACGTTTCCTGTGGAAGAAAGGATCCTATCGCTGAAGCAACAAGGGTAATTACAATCAACCAAACTCCAACCTTTACCGAGGAGAAAAAATTCCATACCTTATCAATGCTCGTTTTTTTGTAAACCTGAGAGCGCCTTGCACTTCCATCGTAGCGCATGTCTAAAAGCTTTTTTCCGTCATCAATTAATGGCTTCCCGCAAGCCTCGCAAAGTACCGTACCAAAAGGGTTAACATGTCCGCATTCACATTTCACTTCATTCATGAGCAAGCTCCTTAATCCGGCTTAATCATATTCATATAATCATAGATCATCCGCTCTGTCATTGATCCAGTGACAACCTTTACCACCTTGCCTTCAGGACTGATCAAAAACGTTGTCGGCAAAGGATTTACATCATAAGCCTCAAGTACCTGTCTGTCTTTATCGATTACAACTGGAAAATTCACTTCATAGCTTTCACGAAAGTTATTGACCGCCAGATTCGATTCCCCTACGTTGACTGCAACCACTTCTACTCCTTGATCCTTAAATTCCCGATACTGATTTGCCATATACGGGAACTCCTTTTTGCAGGGCTCACACCACGTTCCCCAGAAGTTTAAAAAGACTCCCTTCCCTTTTAAATCGTCTAGCTCTATTTCATTTCCGTCCATCGTTTGCAAGGCAAAATTGGGAGCTTTTGATCCTTCCGAAATCTTTTCTTCAGAGGCAAATACAGCATTATAAAGCGTGTATGCAAGCGTTCCCATTAACACAAGGAGAATGCCTGTCCGAATAACTAATCGTTTTCGTCCCATTATCCGTCACTCCCATCCAACGCATATCAGCTAAATTATAGCATTTTATTAAGAATAGCGGTTTTTTCTTTTTTGAAGGTTGTGTGACATCAGAAAGTGGTTTTTCCGTGCGCTGCCATGGCCCGAAGCCTCTTTACCTCATGTGGGGTTAGCTCTCTTGCATCCCCAGTACGCAATCCGTGTAAATTTAAAAATCCGTATTCTTCCCTTTTTAATTTCAAAACTTCATGGCCAATGGCTTCTAGCATTCTGCGTACCTGCCTGTTGCGCCCCTCGTGAATCGTCAGCTGAATTATGCTCGTTTGCTTTCGTTTATCCAGCGACAGCATTTTCACTTTTGCCGGAGCGGTTTTTCCGTCCTCAAGCTGAATGCCTCTTTCCAGCTTTTTCAGCGTCTCCTTCGGCGGAATTCCTTTTACTTTTGCTACATATACTTTGTCCACTTCGTATCTTGGATGCATCAAAAGATTAGCAAATTCCCCGTCATTGGTTAACAGAAGCAGACCGCTTGTGTCATAGTCCAGCCTGCCAATCGGATAGATCCTTTGCTGAACTTCTTCGAAAAAATCGGTAACTACCTTCCGTCCTTTGTCATCCTCAGAAGCAGAGATCACTCCTCTTGGTTTATATAGCAAAAAATAAACGGGTTCTTCTCTTTCAATTTTTACCCCATTTACTTCAATTCTGTCGGTACCGGTAACCTTAACACCAAGTTCATTGATCGTCTTGCCGTTAACCGTCACCTTACCTTCTTTGATTAATTCTTCTGCTTTTCGTCTCGATGCAATTCCGGCATGAGCGATTACCTTTTGCAATCTTTCCATTTTGCTCACCTCAGGGTCTATCATACGTTTTTCTATCAAAACAAACAAGTCTGGCAAGAACAAAAAGCACCTGTCTAGGCGCTCCCGAATAATATCATGACAATTACAATCGAGGCAATAATTCCTATTAAGTCCGCAAGAAGCCCCACCTTTAAGGCGTCTCCCATTTTCTGAATGCCGACAGCGCCGAAATAAACCGTCAATATATACAGAGTCGTATCTGTTGAGCCTTGCATAACAGAAGCGAGCCTTCCAATGTAAGAATCAGGCCCGTAAGTCGCGATCAAGTCCGTTGTCATGCCAAGTGCCGCTGATCCTGAAATCGGCCGGATAAAAGCGAGAGGAACAATTTCAGTCGGCACTCCAAGGCTTGCAAAAAATGGCGCCGCTAGATTCATTAGAAATTCCATTGCCCCTGATGCCCGAAAGACAGTCACGGCGACGAGCATGCCCACCAAATACGGAATGATCGAAAACGCAATTTCAATGCCTTCCTTTCCCCCGTCAACAAATGCTTCATACGTCGGGACTTTTTTATACGTGCCGTAGAGTAATATACCTGCAATCAGGATTGGGATAATAGCCAGCGACAGCAAATTGATAAAATCCATCAAAGCCCGTCCTTTCTTTTTCTCCGATGGTAAAAATACCTGTCAATTAAAATGGCACCGATTCCCGAAATCAATGTTGCAGCGATGGTAGGTCCGACTATATCAGTGGGGGCTTTCGCATCATAGCTCATACGGACAGCAATGACAGTAGTGGGAACCAATGTAATGCAAGATGTGTTTACGGCCAGAAAGGTAATCATCGACCTGCTTGCTTCATTTTTATTGCCATTCAGCTTTTTCATTTGTTCCATAGCCTTTATGCCTAAAGGAGTTGCCGCATTTCCAAGCCCAAAAAAGTTTGCCATCAAATTGGACAGGATATATCCCATCGCCGGATGGTCACTCGGAATATCTGGAAATAATCTTGAAATAAACGGCCGGAGCATCCGGCTAAAAAAAGCGAGCAAGCCTGACTGCTCAGCAATTTTCATAAGTCCCAGCCAAAATACAAGCACACTCATAAGACCAATTGAAATCGTAATCGCTTCTTTTGCCCCATTAAAAATCGCTTCGTTCACTTCATTCATCGTTCCATTAAAAAATGCAAAAACCAGTCCGACAACGGTAAGAAAAACCCATATTATATTGACCATTTTGCACCGCCAGTCAGCTGCATAAATACAGATTGAAAAGAATCGAAGAAGCTCACTTTCGGCGGGGTGTTTCGGTCATTCGGATAATAGACAGGGACTTCAGCTATCGTTTTTCCGTCAAGCTGGACCCTCATTTGTCCGACGATTTCCGGAATTTTCTCTTGGTTTTTCTCCCACGATTTATTTGGCTTTAGCAAGCTCGTTTTGATCACAACATTCTTCTTTTCCTCCTCGGTCATTAAATAAGAGATATCCCTATTAATAAATATTTTGTTTTGATAGATTTTCTTATCTACGCCTTTAATATAGCCTTTTTTCATAATTGAATAGGTCTTGTAAGTCGAAAAAGCCTTGTTAAACATAGAGATGTGGTCATTCCAATCATCAGGTGCGTCAATTGTTACCGCGATGAGGCTTGACTTATCTTTCTCGGCGGTTGAAACGAGTGTTCGTTTTGCCAGCTTTGTATAGCCTGTTTTACCGCCCGTACTGTATTCATAGAGGCCGGTCAGCAATTTGTTCTTGTTTTTCCAATACCCTTCCATTGTTTTTGCACGATAATTTTTGGTCCCGGCAACTTTTTTATAAGTTGCATTCTGCAATGCATATTTTGTCAAAACAGCCATATCGTACGCTGTTGAAAAATGATTTTCATGGTCGTCAAGGCCGTGGGGATTTTGAAAGAGTGTATTCTTCATACCTATTTGCTCTGCTTTTTGATTCATCATATAAATGAATCCGTCCAAGCTTCCCCCCACATGCTCCGCGATAGCAACGGCCGAGTCATTTCCTGAGCGAAGCATCAGTCCGTAAACTAGATCCTCAAGCTTTATCTCTTGTCCTTTCTCTAAATAAATCCTCGAGCCTTCAGCTCTTGCCGCAAGATCGCTTACCTTAACGGTCTCATTGAGCTTGCCTGACTCAATCGCAAGTATAGCAGTCATAATTTTGGTAATGCTTGCGATCCTTCTTTTTTCATGCTCGTCCTTCGCAAATAAGACCCTTCCGGAATTGGCATCTATAAGTATCGCGCTTTTGGCGCTAATTTCAAGGGAAGCCTTTGCTTTATTAGCTAGAATAAGCGGGAGAATAATAACTGAAACAAGCAGGAGCATCATGCATTTTTGATATAGGCGCACTCTCTTCACGTCCTTGTAGTCATTTGTACAAGTCTATGCGTATGATCACTAGATATGAATAATGCCTCAAAAAAGATCTGAACACGAAAAAAGGCTCGAGAGGAAATTCGTTCCCCACAAGCCGGAATATATTATACTATCTTTTTTTAAGACGATTGCACGTTCGATTCATAGCATTGCAGATTCTCCCTTATTGGAAGAAATTCATTTTCAAGATCTTCCATCACTGTTTTTAGCGAATCGGCAACCTCTTGATAGAAATGCACTGACGTATCTCCTGTATATGCCGCTCGGCTGTCTTCATACCATGCTTCTTTTTTCGGAGAAAAAAAATTTTCAATGCATTTGTAATAGATTCGCTTTAAAGTCATTTCTGCTGCCTCTTCGGGAAAAGCAGCAGATCTCAGCAGCCTTCTGCAGGCTTCATTTCCTTCCGCACAATAGACTTCGATTTTCCGCAGGTCACTGAGAAGATCAGAGCAATACTCGTAATTCATTTCACCTTTTTCGTTTTTCACACATATGGAATCAATGGTGATATGATTTAAAAAATGGCTGAGAGCCTTTGATACCCGAGATAATGATTCACTAGTAAATTCAAGCTTAGCTCTGAGCGTTGCATACGAATTCAATATCAATATCCTTCCTTTCGCCTTCTGGATATTGGCTTTTTATATCCCCGTTCTCCATGTACATTTATTTCAAGTCTGAAAAGGCTTCGTTAAAGTTTTCATAGAATAAATCCGCTTCCTTCTGTATTGAGCTGTCATCGACGTGATCGGAAAGCGGAGGAAGCTCATCGATGGATTTCAAGCCAAACTGCTCCAAAAATACAGAGGTTGTACCATATAATATGGCACGTCCTGGACCATCGGCACGGCCAACTTCACATAAAAGAGCTTTATTGACAAGGCTGTACAGTACGCGTTCAGATTTCACCCCGCGAATTTCCTCTATTTCAGCTCTGGTAATCGGCTGTTTATAAGATACGATCGCCAATACCTCTAAAGAAGCTTGGGAAAGTCCTTTTGCCGGGACTTCAACCAAGCGTTTTAAATAGGGTGCAAATTCTTTTTTTGTCGACAGCATATAAATATCGCCGTATTCAACAAGTTCAAGACCTCTGTCTTCCTGTTGATAGTATTCTTTCATGTCGGCCATTATGCTTTCAAGTTGGGGTTGATCGATCTCAAGCACCTTAGCCAATTGCTGGCTGTTAAGCCCCTCATCTCCTGCAGCGTAAAGCAGTGCTTCTATGATGGCTTTCCAATTAACGATTTCAAGTGTCATAAATGGTATCACTCCCTGTTATAAAAATATCTGAAAAATTATGCTTTTGTTCAATTCGAATCTGTTGATTTTTCATCAATTCTAAAACAGCCAAAAAAGTGACGACCATATGATCCTTTTGTTCGTGAGGAAAGAGCTCTTCGAATTTGATTCGTTTCTTTGAAACTTTCAAAAAATCCATGATTTGGTTCATACGATCCTCTATAGGAATCTCTTGTCGCGAAATCGTTGTTTCTTCAGGCTTATTTAGCTTTTTTCGATTCATCATTTTTTGAAAAGCACCAAGCATGTCATAAACAGATACGGATAATTTCTCATTTTTCATTTCTGCTTCCTTGGCATATTCACTTAGATCACTCGGAGGCTTTGAAAATGCGTTTTGACGATCTTCTTCGCGCTCTTTTAACGATTTCGCAGCGTTTTTATATTTTTTATACTCAATCAGCTTTTCGATTAATTCTTCTCGCGGATCTTCTTCTTCAGAAAATTCATCGTCAAACAGCTCTTCTTCTTGCTTTGGCAAGAGCATTTTGCTTTTTATGCTTAAAAGGGTAGCTGCCATCACCAGATATTCGCTGGCGATGTCGAGTTCAAGCACTTGCATGGCATGGACATATAACAAATACTGCTCGGTAATTTCCGCAACGGGAATATCGTATATTTCAATTTCTAAATTATTGATTAAATGGAGCAAAAGATCCAAAGGTCCTTCAAATGCATCAATTTTCACGTGGTATTCCATTTTTTTAGCCTCACCATTTCAAAAAACATTACAGCCATTTCATCGGCTAACCTTTAGTATAATTCACCTACTTAGCCTCGTCCAATATTTCTTGAAAGGACATCGTACGTTCGATATTTTGAATTGCCTAAAAAATGGGGAATCGCCCATACCCATTTGGTCAAACACACATATGATACCAGTGTAAATGCAAAAACTGATGAAAAGGAGGCCATATCATGGGAGATAAAGGCTTTAATTACGGTGGCGGATTTTCATTAATCGTAGTGTTGTTTATTCTGCTAATTATTGTTGGCGCTGCTTGGCTGTACTAAATTTATCCCGAGCGTTCAATCCAGAACGCTCCTTGCTTCTTTCTTCCTTTTTGCTGCTTATGTTACACTTGGAATGAAAGGGGAGTAAGTAAAGATTGTACCCAGACGCTTATATTGATTATCTTTATGAATTTCATGTCACAAGAGATTATTTTGAATGCCATGAAATTCTTGAAGAATATTGGAAAGAAGACCCGCCAGAAACTCGAAAGATCTATTGGGTCGGTTTTATTCAAATGGCAGTTGCCTTTTATCATTATCGAAGAAAAAATTTCACCGGCGCCAAAAAGTTAATAGACAAAACCATTGCTGTTTTTGAAATAGAAAAAAATGCTATTTACGCGCTAGGAATCGATTGCGAGGAGCTCCTTAAGCAACTGTGTGCAGTTTCAAAGAAAATAGTTGCAAATGTCCCTTATCAAAGTATCAGCCTGCCATTCTCTGACCCTCAAATCACCAGTCTCTACCTGAGCAGAGGAGACGGCAAAAATCATGATGCGGTGACTAGTTATTTGATTCACAAGCATTTCATGAGAGATCGCTCTGACGTCATTAATGAACGAATGCTGCAGCTGGAAAAACGAAAAAAAAGCAGGGGCTGATGCGAAGCCTCTGCTTTTTTATTATGATATAAAATTTTTGATATTTATTGACAATGATTAAAAAACCCTTTTGTTAATTCATTGGGAGTCAGCGTATTCACTTGGAATTGCTGCTGGATGGCTTCGACCATTTGCTTTCCTATACCTTGATACCGGTAGGAAGGATTGACACTGATGTGCTGGATAATAATTTCTTCATCTTTTTTTTCTATGCCGATCGCACCGACGATGTCTTCTCCTTCTTTCCATAAGAAAAGCTGATGGTCAGGATTCTCTTCGTAATTACGAATCGTTTGCTGCAGCTGTTTAATATCTTTTTCATTTGGCATGAATGACAACAGCCCCATCGCAATTTTAGAAAAAGATTTTTTATATCGAATTAACATAAAAACCCCTCTATATAACCAGATTGTCTTATGAAGCAAAGCTCTGAAGGCTTCATAACACATTATATACATATTCAAAACGTTTTTAAACTGTTTTAGGGGAATTAATCGAAAACACGGATCAAATTAGCCATTTCAACTGCAGAAATTGCTGCTTCAGCACCTTTATTGCCGGCTTTTGTCCCAGCCCTTTCAATTGCCTGCTCAATCGTTTCAACTGTCAGGACGCCGAATATAACAGGTATACCTGTATCTAAAGAACTTTTAGAAATTCCTTTTGCAGCTTCATTGCATACATAATCATAATGCGAGGTGGAGCCGCGAATGACTGTCCCAAGCGTGATTACAGCATCATACTTATCTGATTCTGCCATTTTTTTCGCGATCATTGGAATTTCAAAAGCGCCCGGCACCCATGCAACATCAATATCTTCTTTTTTTACACCGTGCCTAAGGAGCGTATCTTCAGCACCGCTTAATAATTTGCTGGTAATAAACTCGTTAAACCTTGCGACAACAATACCGATTTTTAAATCTGTGCCGATTAATTGACCTTGTAATGTATTCATGTTAGTTCCTCATTTCCTTTCAATTAAAAATGAAGCAAGTGCCCCATTTTTTCTACTTTTGTTTTTAGGTACGCTTCGTTATCTGACGTGCTTTTAATTTCGATCGGAACCCTCTTC
This window of the Bacillus gobiensis genome carries:
- the resB gene encoding cytochrome c biogenesis protein ResB, whose amino-acid sequence is MNEVKCECGHVNPFGTVLCEACGKPLIDDGKKLLDMRYDGSARRSQVYKKTSIDKVWNFFSSVKVGVWLIVITLVASAIGSFLPQETFLPRNAQANTYYKEQYGLFGDIYYFLGFHNLYGSWWYLLLIASIGISLVICSLDRVIPLYRALKKQRTVRNENFMERQRIFSRTDKELSADLSQKLYQLMKKKRYRVREENGNLFAEKGRFSRWGPYVNHIGLIIFLVGAMLRFVPGIYVDEVLWIREGETLPIPGTDGEYYLKNNQFIRETYNSQNEKEIFSEAINAAGDGSVAKNFQTNVELFNREDTIVHGKTPELSKIKDEEIKVNEPLKFDSFALYQVDFKESELNQMAFQLIQKSNGKSFGRIKVDLVNPEANYDLGNGYKVKLSSYLPDFYFNSSGEPDTKSRVPNNPAFVFTMITPDHPDGEKSFVAIQETIEPSGENEFQMKFDGVETKNVSGLTVRKDLTLPVLAVGGIIFMIGVVQGMYWQHRRIWIRSSESGILLAGHTNKNWHGLQKEISQLIDGELAPPEDQSHLQKKAAKIV
- the resA gene encoding thiol-disulfide oxidoreductase ResA, whose protein sequence is MGRKRLVIRTGILLVLMGTLAYTLYNAVFASEEKISEGSKAPNFALQTMDGNEIELDDLKGKGVFLNFWGTWCEPCKKEFPYMANQYREFKDQGVEVVAVNVGESNLAVNNFRESYEVNFPVVIDKDRQVLEAYDVNPLPTTFLISPEGKVVKVVTGSMTERMIYDYMNMIKPD
- the rluB gene encoding 23S rRNA pseudouridine(2605) synthase RluB, whose product is MERLQKVIAHAGIASRRKAEELIKEGKVTVNGKTINELGVKVTGTDRIEVNGVKIEREEPVYFLLYKPRGVISASEDDKGRKVVTDFFEEVQQRIYPIGRLDYDTSGLLLLTNDGEFANLLMHPRYEVDKVYVAKVKGIPPKETLKKLERGIQLEDGKTAPAKVKMLSLDKRKQTSIIQLTIHEGRNRQVRRMLEAIGHEVLKLKREEYGFLNLHGLRTGDARELTPHEVKRLRAMAAHGKTTF
- a CDS encoding spore maturation protein, encoding MDFINLLSLAIIPILIAGILLYGTYKKVPTYEAFVDGGKEGIEIAFSIIPYLVGMLVAVTVFRASGAMEFLMNLAAPFFASLGVPTEIVPLAFIRPISGSAALGMTTDLIATYGPDSYIGRLASVMQGSTDTTLYILTVYFGAVGIQKMGDALKVGLLADLIGIIASIVIVMILFGSA
- a CDS encoding nucleoside recognition domain-containing protein → MVNIIWVFLTVVGLVFAFFNGTMNEVNEAIFNGAKEAITISIGLMSVLVFWLGLMKIAEQSGLLAFFSRMLRPFISRLFPDIPSDHPAMGYILSNLMANFFGLGNAATPLGIKAMEQMKKLNGNKNEASRSMITFLAVNTSCITLVPTTVIAVRMSYDAKAPTDIVGPTIAATLISGIGAILIDRYFYHRRKRKDGL
- a CDS encoding D-alanyl-D-alanine carboxypeptidase family protein; protein product: MRLYQKCMMLLLVSVIILPLILANKAKASLEISAKSAILIDANSGRVLFAKDEHEKRRIASITKIMTAILAIESGKLNETVKVSDLAARAEGSRIYLEKGQEIKLEDLVYGLMLRSGNDSAVAIAEHVGGSLDGFIYMMNQKAEQIGMKNTLFQNPHGLDDHENHFSTAYDMAVLTKYALQNATYKKVAGTKNYRAKTMEGYWKNKNKLLTGLYEYSTGGKTGYTKLAKRTLVSTAEKDKSSLIAVTIDAPDDWNDHISMFNKAFSTYKTYSIMKKGYIKGVDKKIYQNKIFINRDISYLMTEEEKKNVVIKTSLLKPNKSWEKNQEKIPEIVGQMRVQLDGKTIAEVPVYYPNDRNTPPKVSFFDSFQSVFMQLTGGAKWSI
- a CDS encoding DUF3907 family protein, with the protein product MNSYATLRAKLEFTSESLSRVSKALSHFLNHITIDSICVKNEKGEMNYEYCSDLLSDLRKIEVYCAEGNEACRRLLRSAAFPEEAAEMTLKRIYYKCIENFFSPKKEAWYEDSRAAYTGDTSVHFYQEVADSLKTVMEDLENEFLPIRENLQCYESNVQSS
- the scpB gene encoding SMC-Scp complex subunit ScpB, which codes for MTLEIVNWKAIIEALLYAAGDEGLNSQQLAKVLEIDQPQLESIMADMKEYYQQEDRGLELVEYGDIYMLSTKKEFAPYLKRLVEVPAKGLSQASLEVLAIVSYKQPITRAEIEEIRGVKSERVLYSLVNKALLCEVGRADGPGRAILYGTTSVFLEQFGLKSIDELPPLSDHVDDSSIQKEADLFYENFNEAFSDLK
- a CDS encoding segregation/condensation protein A, producing the protein MEYHVKIDAFEGPLDLLLHLINNLEIEIYDIPVAEITEQYLLYVHAMQVLELDIASEYLVMAATLLSIKSKMLLPKQEEELFDDEFSEEEDPREELIEKLIEYKKYKNAAKSLKEREEDRQNAFSKPPSDLSEYAKEAEMKNEKLSVSVYDMLGAFQKMMNRKKLNKPEETTISRQEIPIEDRMNQIMDFLKVSKKRIKFEELFPHEQKDHMVVTFLAVLELMKNQQIRIEQKHNFSDIFITGSDTIYDT
- a CDS encoding YjcZ family sporulation protein, giving the protein MGDKGFNYGGGFSLIVVLFILLIIVGAAWLY
- a CDS encoding DUF309 domain-containing protein, with protein sequence MYPDAYIDYLYEFHVTRDYFECHEILEEYWKEDPPETRKIYWVGFIQMAVAFYHYRRKNFTGAKKLIDKTIAVFEIEKNAIYALGIDCEELLKQLCAVSKKIVANVPYQSISLPFSDPQITSLYLSRGDGKNHDAVTSYLIHKHFMRDRSDVINERMLQLEKRKKSRG
- a CDS encoding GNAT family N-acetyltransferase — encoded protein: MLIRYKKSFSKIAMGLLSFMPNEKDIKQLQQTIRNYEENPDHQLFLWKEGEDIVGAIGIEKKDEEIIIQHISVNPSYRYQGIGKQMVEAIQQQFQVNTLTPNELTKGFFNHCQ
- the ribH gene encoding 6,7-dimethyl-8-ribityllumazine synthase, producing the protein MNTLQGQLIGTDLKIGIVVARFNEFITSKLLSGAEDTLLRHGVKKEDIDVAWVPGAFEIPMIAKKMAESDKYDAVITLGTVIRGSTSHYDYVCNEAAKGISKSSLDTGIPVIFGVLTVETIEQAIERAGTKAGNKGAEAAISAVEMANLIRVFD